DNA from Acidobacteriota bacterium:
GTCGATATACCAAACCTTCCCGCGCTTGTAGATTCGGCCCTGCCCGGGTACTCGAATATATGTGCTCATGGCGAATTCCTGACCCTTAGTGTCGGGCCGGGATTTGGGCCCCGGCCCTCTGTGAAGGTCAGGCGATGGCCGGCTCGGCCATGAGTGCGTTGATGCCCTCGCAGATCCGCACGTAGTTCATCAGTACGTCCGCTATGGCCCTCGCTTGCTTCGGATTCACGAGGAAGCCCAAATTCCGGCTCTCGTCTTGCTCCAGGTGGACCTTGAAGTAGTCGTGAACGTCATCCGGCCCATCGATAGCGGCGCTGTTCTGGATCCTCAGGGGCACCTCGTCCAGGTTAAACCAGGGCGTGAGCTCCTTGATCCTGTTTTCCGGACCAGGCTCGATTTGAAGGACAAGCTCGGACCATTCGCCCGTCCCCGGGGTGCCGAGATCGATCGAGGCCGGCTTCCCCGCCGCCAGCTCTGCGAAGTGTTCTGGCTTCACGATAAGCCTAATGGATCCGGCGATCTTCATCGAGGCGCCCTGGTTGAGCTGCGCCACGCGCCCCTTCGTCGCGTTCACGCAAGCACCTCGACGAAGCCGGCCGCTGCGCCATGGCCCGGGTCCTGCCGCTTCGCGGGCCTTTCGTCAGGCCGGAAGAAGCCGTCCGCTGCGCGGAGGTTCCACACGGGAACGGGCTCTTGAGCCCGCCGTTCCTTAGCGCCCGTCATGGGCCGGCGCCGTTGCCCGATGCGCTTAGTCATAGCCACCCCCTAAACCTGGTATTTTTCTCGAAAGTCGGCCCCGCCTTTGATGAAGCCCTGGAAGTCTGCCCGCTCCACCCGCCAGATGCGCCCGTTTCCGGGCTTGAAAGCGCGGAGGCGGCCAGATATGATCCAGCGGATCACCGTATCGCGCTCGACTTTGAGAAGCTTCCCGATTTCATTGACGGTCAAGAAAGCGTCCAATCCCCTTCTCCATGCGGCTTCTAGCCATCTCTATACGGTATTATACGGTCTTAAACGGCTAATGTCAAGCCCCCCTATGAAAATAATCCCCCTCGTGCTAATATCCTGCCTGACATGCCCGAAGAGTTGATGACCAAGGCCGAGGCGGCGGAATTTCTTCGGATTAGCCTTGATACCCTCGAAAAACTCATGCGCCGGGGCCTCCCCTATGTTAAATTTGAGCGCCGGGTCCTCTTCCGGAAGCGCGATATCGATAAATGGCTGGAATCAAAGGTCGTGCTGAGGCATCCGAAATAGCGTCCCGGCTTCAAATTCCTATTCTGCCCTTCTCGGCACTCCCATAATCTATTGCGCCGGTGGCGCGTCCCGACCTCTTCCGATCCTCGTCCGCCAGCAGCGGCCGGCTCGAAAAGGCCTTCCGGATAAAGCCGCCCAGGGTGGATTTCGGCGATAGCCCCCTTCTCCGTTATCGGGTCTTCGGGCGGCCATCAGAGGGCTCCCTTGTTATGGTCGAGGTGCCGCTGGAGGAGCGGGACGATCTGCCGGCGGGTCACACTCAGCACGTCCGAGCCGTCGAGGGCTCGGATGTTGAAGTTGAAGATCATGCCGGCCGCGGCCGGCGCGCCGATCCGCCCGGCGCCGGCCATCGCCTGCTGGACGAGCTTAATGAGCTTCGCCTCGGGCAGCACGTACTCGGTCCCGTGGCCGATCTCGGCGATCGTGGGCCGGTCGAACACGCCGCCCTCCCGGAACTTGAGGACCTTGGCGAACAGGGCGTTGATGGCCGCGAAGGCGCCGGCCGCGGCGATCAGGTCGAGCGGGAACGGGAGCTTGGCAAAGATGTTGGCGATGTGCCGGGCCAGGGCCTTCATCTTCTCCGCCTTCCCGACCGTG
Protein-coding regions in this window:
- a CDS encoding helix-turn-helix domain-containing protein — translated: MTKAEAAEFLRISLDTLEKLMRRGLPYVKFERRVLFRKRDIDKWLESKVVLRHPK
- a CDS encoding excisionase family DNA-binding protein; translation: MDAFLTVNEIGKLLKVERDTVIRWIISGRLRAFKPGNGRIWRVERADFQGFIKGGADFREKYQV